The following are encoded together in the Pectobacterium wasabiae CFBP 3304 genome:
- a CDS encoding phage tail sheath subtilisin-like domain-containing protein — MAANYLHGVETIEVETGARPVKTVKSAVIGLIGTAPQGAVNDVTLCLSEKDAAQFGSQFGGYTIPQALDAIYDHGAGTVLVINVLDPAKHKSSVNAEKVTFDKVTGTAQLANRVITQLILTAAEGGEPFVEGQDYTLDTQTGVLKNLGKNIDVAAVVSASYDFADITKVTAADIIGSINAAGKRTGMKLLNDTYNLYGFFAKILISPVFCTQNSVTTELISLADKLGAIAYIDAPIGTTFAQALSGRGPEGTINFNTSSERARLCYPHVKVYDAETNSERLEPLSARAAGLRAKVDLEKGFWWSSSNQEIKGITGVERQLSAMIDDPQSEVNLLNEQGISTIFNSYGSGLRLWGNRTAAWPTVTHMKNFENVRRTGDVINESIRYFSQQYIDMPINQALIDALVESVNAYGRKLIGDGALLGFKCWFDAARNEQTELAAGHLLLNYKFTPPPPLERLTFETEITSEYLVTLEGTN, encoded by the coding sequence TTGGCCGCTAATTATTTACACGGTGTAGAAACGATTGAAGTTGAAACCGGTGCTCGTCCGGTAAAAACCGTCAAGTCGGCGGTAATTGGGTTGATTGGTACGGCACCGCAGGGAGCGGTAAATGATGTCACACTGTGTCTGTCGGAAAAAGACGCGGCGCAGTTTGGTAGCCAGTTCGGCGGTTATACCATCCCGCAGGCGCTGGATGCGATTTACGATCATGGTGCAGGCACCGTACTGGTGATCAACGTGCTGGATCCGGCGAAACATAAGTCCTCAGTGAATGCAGAGAAAGTCACGTTTGATAAAGTGACCGGTACGGCGCAATTGGCGAACCGTGTGATCACTCAGTTGATACTGACGGCTGCAGAAGGCGGCGAGCCGTTTGTTGAAGGTCAGGACTATACGTTGGATACGCAAACCGGCGTACTGAAAAACCTGGGTAAAAATATCGATGTTGCGGCTGTAGTCAGTGCGTCTTATGACTTTGCTGATATTACGAAAGTGACCGCTGCCGACATCATCGGCAGCATCAACGCCGCGGGCAAACGCACCGGCATGAAGCTGCTGAACGATACCTACAACCTGTACGGCTTCTTTGCCAAAATTCTGATTTCTCCGGTGTTCTGTACGCAAAATAGCGTAACGACCGAGCTGATCTCACTGGCGGACAAACTGGGCGCGATTGCCTATATCGATGCGCCAATCGGTACCACCTTTGCGCAGGCGCTGAGTGGCCGTGGCCCGGAAGGCACGATCAATTTCAACACTAGCTCTGAACGTGCTCGTCTGTGTTATCCACACGTAAAAGTGTACGACGCGGAAACCAACAGTGAACGTTTGGAGCCGCTGTCGGCGCGTGCCGCGGGTCTGCGTGCCAAAGTCGATCTGGAGAAAGGTTTCTGGTGGTCATCATCCAATCAGGAAATCAAAGGGATTACCGGCGTAGAGCGCCAGTTGTCCGCAATGATTGACGATCCGCAGAGCGAAGTGAATCTGCTGAACGAGCAGGGCATCAGCACCATTTTCAACAGCTATGGTTCCGGCCTGCGCCTGTGGGGCAACCGCACCGCAGCCTGGCCAACCGTGACGCATATGAAGAACTTTGAAAACGTGCGTCGTACTGGTGATGTGATTAACGAATCTATCCGCTACTTCAGCCAGCAGTACATCGACATGCCGATCAATCAAGCGTTGATCGATGCGCTGGTGGAATCGGTTAACGCCTACGGCCGCAAGCTGATCGGTGACGGCGCGCTGCTGGGCTTCAAATGTTGGTTCGATGCCGCTCGTAACGAGCAAACCGAGCTGGCGGCAGGGCACCTGCTGCTTAACTACAAATTCACTCCGCCGCCGCCGCTTGAGCGTCTGA